The stretch of DNA CCGGCTCCGGCTCAGAGGCCAACGATACCTGGTTCCGCATGGCGCGCGTCTATTGGAGTGCGGTCGGCAAGCCTTCGAAGAGGATCGTGATCGCCCGCAAGAACGGCTACCACGGCTCGACGGTTGCCGGTGCCAGCCTCGGCGGCATGAAATATATGCATGAGCAGGGCGACCTGCCGATTCCCGGCATCGTCCATATCGGCCAGCCTTATTGGTACGGCGAGGGCGGCGACCTCTCGCTCGCCGAATTCGGCCTTAAGGTGGCCCGCGAACTGGAGGCGAAGATCGATGAGCTCGGCGAGGAGAATGTCGGAGCTTTCGTCGCAGAGCCGGTGCAGGGTGCGGCGGGCGTCATCATCCCGCCTGAGACCTATTGGCCGGAGATCGACCGCATCTGCAAGGCGCGCAACATCCTGCTCGTTGCCGACGAAGTCATCTGCGGCTTCGGCCGTCTCGGCGAATGGTTCGGCCATCAGCATTTCGGCGTCGAGCCAGATCTGGCGCCGATCGCCAAGGGTCTCTCATCGGGCTACCTGCCGATCGGCGGCGTGTTGGTCAGCGGTCGCATCGCCGATGTGCTGATCAACGAGGTCGGCGACTTCAACCACGGCTTCACCTATTCCGGCCATCCGGTCTGCGCTGCCGCGGCGCTGGAGAACTTGCGCATCATCGAGGACGAAAAGCTGGTCGAGCGCGTCCGCGGCGACATCGGTCCTTACTTTGCCAAAGCCTGGGGCGCTCTCGGCGACCATGACCTCGTTGGCGAAGCGGTGAGCATCGGCCTGATGGGCGGCCTGCAGCTTACTGCCGATAAGAAGACGCGCACCCGATTCGAAAAGCCCGACGCGGTCGGAGCGCTCGTCCGCAACCATGCACTCGCGAACGGCCTCGTGCTGCGGGCCACCGGCGACCGCATGCTGGCATCCCCGCCACTTGTCATCACTCATGATGAGGTGGACGAAATGGCACGGATCGCAAGGATCGCGCTGGATGCGGCGTGGAAGGAACTGAAAATCTAATCCGCGGGCGCGACCCACGCGTAGCCGAAACGATAGGAATCGCCGTTGCGGGCGTAGTAATACGGAACCTCGATCGTCGAAACCTCGGGCGCGATGCTGCCGAGCTCCGGCACCGATTTTAGCCACTCGGCGGCTTTGGCGGGCAGGGCATTGCCTTGTGCAGTGCTTAGCGGCCAGACAACGAGCAGCGGGCGCTCCTTCGAGATCGAGACCGTAGGCTTGAACCCTGGATAGTCCGTTGAAATCACGGTCGCCGGAAGAAGGTCCTTCCGCAAATTCCCCGCAAGCAGGCTGCCTTCCGCGAGAATAGCGGCAGGCTCGCCCTGTTGCCGGAGCGCTGCGGCGAGCTGCGCGTAGGGAACGTTCAAACGCTCGTAATCGCCGTTCAAAGTGGCAGCTGCAATGCGTCCGAAGAGAATACTTGGAACGGCGATCATGATTATCGCGACGACCGGTACGAGGCGGCGCAAGGGATTTAGAACCGCAACAT from Rhizobium sp. 007 encodes:
- a CDS encoding aspartate aminotransferase family protein, encoding MSDTYQRSNLAAIDAAHHLHPFSDMKKLNADGTRIIQRGEGVYIWDNHGKKYLDGFAGLWCVNVGYARKEITDAVARQMNELPYYNTFFGTTSTPTTLLAEKVTAHAGRRFNHVFFTGSGSEANDTWFRMARVYWSAVGKPSKRIVIARKNGYHGSTVAGASLGGMKYMHEQGDLPIPGIVHIGQPYWYGEGGDLSLAEFGLKVARELEAKIDELGEENVGAFVAEPVQGAAGVIIPPETYWPEIDRICKARNILLVADEVICGFGRLGEWFGHQHFGVEPDLAPIAKGLSSGYLPIGGVLVSGRIADVLINEVGDFNHGFTYSGHPVCAAAALENLRIIEDEKLVERVRGDIGPYFAKAWGALGDHDLVGEAVSIGLMGGLQLTADKKTRTRFEKPDAVGALVRNHALANGLVLRATGDRMLASPPLVITHDEVDEMARIARIALDAAWKELKI